From the genome of Populus alba chromosome 10, ASM523922v2, whole genome shotgun sequence, one region includes:
- the LOC118046620 gene encoding probable linoleate 9S-lipoxygenase 5 isoform X2: MGFCPVSEMFHKVMERFCTQPKNKAKGNEVEGRRKIKGTVVLMKKNVLDFHDIKASFLDRVYELLGKGVSMQLVSAVHQDPDSLRGKLGKVASVEKWVTTRTPLTAGETVFTITFEWDENMGLPGAIIIKNNHRSQLYLKTVALEDVPGHGRVLFICNSWVYPSHRYKYNRVFFSNKAYLPCQTPEPLRLYREEELLNLRGHGKGELKEWDRVYDYDYYNDLGNPDKGEEYARPILGGTEEYPYPRRGRTGRRKTKTDPRTEKRLPLLSLDIYVPRDERFGHLKFSDFLAYALKSLVQILPPEIKSLCDKTINEFDTFEDVLNLYEGGVKLPNKPTLHKIRDHIPWEMLRELVRNDGERLLKFPKPDVIKGDKSAWRTDEEFAREMLAGVNPVIISRLQEFPPASKLDPKAYGNQNSSIRKELIEENMNGLTVDQALKSNRLYILDHHDALTPYLRRINSTSTKTYASRTILLLQDDGTLKPLAIELSLPHPQGDHHGAVSKVFTPAEHGVEGSVWQLAKAYAAVNDSGYHQLVSHWLNTHAVIEPFVIATNRQLSVIHPINKLLHPHFRDTMNINALARQILINAGGVLERTVFPAKYAMEMSSFVYKNWVFTEQALPADLIKRGVAVQDSSQPHGLRLLIEDYPYAVDGLKIWSAIETWVKEYCAFYYPTDDLIQGDIELQSWWAEIRNVGHGDKKDEPWWPEMQTLADVTQTCTVIIWIASALHAAVNFGQYPYAGYLPNRPTVSRRFMPEPGTPEYDELAKNPDAAFLKTITAQLQTLLGVSLIEILSRHSTDEVYLGQRDTPEWTSDSELLAAFERFGRKLVEIENKIMDMNNDKRWKNRVGPVQVPYTLLFPNTTDYSREGGLTGKGIPNSVSI, encoded by the exons ATGGGGTTCTGCCCTGTCTCAGAGATGTTTCACAAAGTAATGGAAAGGTTCTGTACGCAGCCTAAGAACAAGGCCAAAGGCAATGAGGTGGAAGGGAGAAGGAAGATCAAGGGCACAGTGGTGTTGATGAAAAAGAACGTTTTGGACTTCCATGATATAAAAGCTTCGTTTCTTGATCGGGTTTATGAGCTGTTGGGCAAAGGTGTGTCTATGCAGCTTGTTAGTGCTGTTCATCAAGACCCAG ATAGCTTGCGAGGGAAGCTTGGAAAAGTAGCATCCGTAGAGAAGTGGGTTACCACAAGAACACCATTAACAGCTGGAGAGACTGTATTCACAATTACTTTTGAATGGGATGAAAACATGGGCCTTCCTGGGGCCATcatcattaaaaacaatcacCGCAGCCAGCTTTATCTCAAGACAGTCGCTCTAGAAGATGTTCCTGGCCATGGTCGGGTGCTTTTCATCTGCAATTCTTGGGTTTATCCGTCGCATCGTTACAAGTATAATCGTGTGTTTTTCTCTAATAAG GCATATCTTCCATGTCAAACACCTGAGCCATTGCGGttatatagagaagaagagCTTTTAAATCTCCGTGGACATGGAAAAGGTGAGCTGAAGGAGTGGGATAGAGTCTATGACTACGATTACTACAACGATTTGGGGAATCCAGACAAGGGTGAAGAATATGCACGCCCTATTCTTGGAGGAACGGAAGAGTATCCATATCCCCGAAGAGGAAGAACGGGtcggagaaaaacaaaaactg ACCCCCGTACTGAAAAAAGATTGCCGCTTTTAAGTCTGGACATCTATGTTCCAAGAGATGAACGGTTTGGGCATTTGAAGTTTTCAGATTTTCTTGCCTATGCTCTGAAATCCCTGGTTCAGATATTGCCCCCGGAGATCAAATCTTTATGTGACAAAACTATCAACGAATTTGACACCTTTGAAGATGTACTAAACCTTTATGAAGGGGGAGTTAAGCTACCAAATAAACCCACTCTCCATAAAATAAGGGATCACATCCCCTGGGAGATGCTCAGGGAACTTGTTCGTAATGATGGAGAGCGGCTCCTTAAATTCCCAAAGCCTGATGTTATCAAAG GGGACAAGTCTGCTTGGAGGACAGATGAAGAGTTTGCACGGGAAATGCTTGCTGGAGTCAACCCAGTTATCATTAGTCGcctccaa GAGTTTCCTCCAGCCAGCAAGCTAGACCCTAAAGCATACGGAAATCAGAACAGCTCAATAAGAAAAGAGTTAATAGAAGAGAACATGAATGGCCTAACCGTAGATCAA GCACTCAAAAGCAACAGGCTGTATATATTGGATCATCATGATGCATTGACACCATACCTGAGGCGAATAAACTCAACCAGCACAAAGACTTATGCCTCTAGAACAATCCTGTTGCTTCAAGATGACGGGACATTGAAGCCATTGGCAATTGAGTTGAGTCTACCACATCCACAAGGGGACCATCATGGCGCTGTCAGCAAGGTTTTCACCCCAGCAGAACATGGTGTTGAAGGCTCAGTATGGCAACTGGCCAAAGCTTATGCGGCTGTAAATGATTCTGGATACCACCAGCTTGTTAGCCACTG GCTGAACACTCATGCTGTAATAGAGCCATTTGTAATTGCCACAAACAGACAATTGAGTGTTATTCACCCCATCAACAAGCTCTTGCATCCTCATTTTCGTGACACGATGAATATAAATGCCTTGGCTAGGCAGATCCTCATCAATGCTGGTGGAGTACTGGAGAGAACTGTTTTCCCAGCCAAATATGCAATGGAAATGTCTTCTTTTGTTTACAAGAACTGGGTTTTCACCGAGCAGGCACTCCCTGCAGATCTCATCAAAAG AGGAGTGGCAGTTCAAGATTCAAGCCAGCCACATGGCCTCAGACTTCTGATAGAAGATTATCCCTATGCTGTTGATGGGCTAAAAATCTGGTCAGCAATTGAAACATGGGTCAAGGAATATTGTGCTTTCTACTACCCCACAGATGATTTGATCCAAGGTGATATTGAACTCCAATCATGGTGGGCAGAGATCCGTAATGTCGGCCATGGTGACAAGAAGGATGAACCATGGTGGCCTGAGATGCAGACACTCGCTGATGTCACACAAACATGCACCGTTATCATATGGATAGCCTCGGCCCTCCATGCAGCTGTCAATTTTGGGCAATATCCATATGCTGGCTACCTCCCTAACCGCCCCACCGTAAGCCGTCGATTCATGCCTGAGCCAGGGACCCCTGAGTACGATGAGCTTGCGAAAAATCCAGATGCAGCCTTCCTGAAAACAATCACAGCCCAGCTACAAACCCTACTCGGTGTATCACTGATTGAGATTTTATCAAGACATTCGACTGATGAGGTTTACCTTGGACAGAGAGACACTCCCGAGTGGACTTCAGATAGTGAACTGCTGGCAGCATTCGAGAGATTTGGAAGGAAGCTGgtagaaattgaaaacaaaatcatggATATGAACAATGACAAGAGATGGAAAAACAGAGTTGGGCCTGTACAAGTTCCTTACACTCTACTCTTTCCTAACACCACAGATTACTCCAGAGAGGGTGGACTCACCGGCAAGGGCATTCCTAACAGCGTGTCAATCTAA
- the LOC118046622 gene encoding uncharacterized protein C24B11.05, which yields MDYCSKTSCNPSSPFDCLLFDLDDTLYSSKLGIAEALRKNIDEFLVEKCGFPENKAPSHRVELFKSYGSSLAGLRAQGYDIDADDYHSFVHGRLPYDLIKPDSQLRNLLRSITQRKIIFTNSDRNHAIMALKRLGIEDCFDQIICFETMNPNLSKSTSPDEFPVLLKPSVDAMKVALRVADVDPRRTLFLDDNVRNVAAGKALGLRTALVGKTVKSKEADYVLEHIHHLAQVIPEIWGGGTESGDQRISRPRSEMDAILSAATVGA from the exons ATGGATTATTGCAGCAAAACTTCTTGCAATCCAAGCTCTCCTTTTGATTGCCTCCTTTTTG ATTTGGATGACACTTTGTATTCCTCTAAGCTTGGAATAGCTGAAGCtctgagaaaaaatattgatg AATTTCTTGTTGAGAAATGTGGATTTCCAGAGAACAAAGCTCCTAGTCACCGAGTTGAGCTCTTCAAGTCCTACGGCAGCTCTCTTGCTGGCTTGCGA gCGCAAGGCTATGACATTGATGCTGATGATTATCACAG TTTCGTGCACGGAAGATTGCCTTATGATTTGATCAAGCCAGATTCTCAATTACGTAACCTCTTGCGTAGCATCACTCAGAGGAAAATT ATCTTCACCAATTCAGATAGAAATCACGCGATCATGGCCCTAAAACGGTTAGGAATAGAAGACTGTTTCGATCAGATCATATGTTTTGAGACGATGAATCCAAACCTGTCTAAATCGACAAGTCCTGATGAGTTCCCTGTTCTTCTAAAGCCTTCAGTAGATGCCATGAAAGTTGCTCTTCGTGTTGCAGATGTTGATCCTCGCCGTACG CTGTTTTTGGATGATAACGTGCGCAATGTGGCAGCAGGGAAAGCTTTGGGGCTCCGCACTGCTCTG GTTGGAAAAACGGTGAAGAGCAAAGAGGCGGATTATGTATTGGAGCATATCCACCACCTAGCTCAGGTGATTCCAGAAATCTGGGGAGGAGGAACGGAAAGCGGTGATCAAAGGATCAGCCGGCCGAGGAGTGAAATGGACGCCATTCTCTCAGCTGCAACCGTCGGAGCCTAA
- the LOC118046620 gene encoding probable linoleate 9S-lipoxygenase 5 isoform X3: MGFCPVSEMFHKVMERFCTQPKNKAKGNEVEGRRKIKGTVVLMKKNVLDFHDIKASFLDRVYELLGKGVSMQLVSAVHQDPADSLRGKLGKVASVEKWVTTRTPLTAGETVFTITFEWDENMGLPGAIIIKNNHRSQLYLKTVALEDVPGHGRVLFICNSWVYPSHRYKYNRVFFSNKAYLPCQTPEPLRLYREEELLNLRGHGKGELKEWDRVYDYDYYNDLGNPDKGEEYARPILGGTEEYPYPRRGRTGRRKTKTDPRTEKRLPLLSLDIYVPRDERFGHLKFSDFLAYALKSLVQILPPEIKSLCDKTINEFDTFEDVLNLYEGGVKLPNKPTLHKIRDHIPWEMLRELVRNDGERLLKFPKPDVIKGDKSAWRTDEEFAREMLAGVNPVIISRLQALKSNRLYILDHHDALTPYLRRINSTSTKTYASRTILLLQDDGTLKPLAIELSLPHPQGDHHGAVSKVFTPAEHGVEGSVWQLAKAYAAVNDSGYHQLVSHWLNTHAVIEPFVIATNRQLSVIHPINKLLHPHFRDTMNINALARQILINAGGVLERTVFPAKYAMEMSSFVYKNWVFTEQALPADLIKRGVAVQDSSQPHGLRLLIEDYPYAVDGLKIWSAIETWVKEYCAFYYPTDDLIQGDIELQSWWAEIRNVGHGDKKDEPWWPEMQTLADVTQTCTVIIWIASALHAAVNFGQYPYAGYLPNRPTVSRRFMPEPGTPEYDELAKNPDAAFLKTITAQLQTLLGVSLIEILSRHSTDEVYLGQRDTPEWTSDSELLAAFERFGRKLVEIENKIMDMNNDKRWKNRVGPVQVPYTLLFPNTTDYSREGGLTGKGIPNSVSI, from the exons ATGGGGTTCTGCCCTGTCTCAGAGATGTTTCACAAAGTAATGGAAAGGTTCTGTACGCAGCCTAAGAACAAGGCCAAAGGCAATGAGGTGGAAGGGAGAAGGAAGATCAAGGGCACAGTGGTGTTGATGAAAAAGAACGTTTTGGACTTCCATGATATAAAAGCTTCGTTTCTTGATCGGGTTTATGAGCTGTTGGGCAAAGGTGTGTCTATGCAGCTTGTTAGTGCTGTTCATCAAGACCCAG CAGATAGCTTGCGAGGGAAGCTTGGAAAAGTAGCATCCGTAGAGAAGTGGGTTACCACAAGAACACCATTAACAGCTGGAGAGACTGTATTCACAATTACTTTTGAATGGGATGAAAACATGGGCCTTCCTGGGGCCATcatcattaaaaacaatcacCGCAGCCAGCTTTATCTCAAGACAGTCGCTCTAGAAGATGTTCCTGGCCATGGTCGGGTGCTTTTCATCTGCAATTCTTGGGTTTATCCGTCGCATCGTTACAAGTATAATCGTGTGTTTTTCTCTAATAAG GCATATCTTCCATGTCAAACACCTGAGCCATTGCGGttatatagagaagaagagCTTTTAAATCTCCGTGGACATGGAAAAGGTGAGCTGAAGGAGTGGGATAGAGTCTATGACTACGATTACTACAACGATTTGGGGAATCCAGACAAGGGTGAAGAATATGCACGCCCTATTCTTGGAGGAACGGAAGAGTATCCATATCCCCGAAGAGGAAGAACGGGtcggagaaaaacaaaaactg ACCCCCGTACTGAAAAAAGATTGCCGCTTTTAAGTCTGGACATCTATGTTCCAAGAGATGAACGGTTTGGGCATTTGAAGTTTTCAGATTTTCTTGCCTATGCTCTGAAATCCCTGGTTCAGATATTGCCCCCGGAGATCAAATCTTTATGTGACAAAACTATCAACGAATTTGACACCTTTGAAGATGTACTAAACCTTTATGAAGGGGGAGTTAAGCTACCAAATAAACCCACTCTCCATAAAATAAGGGATCACATCCCCTGGGAGATGCTCAGGGAACTTGTTCGTAATGATGGAGAGCGGCTCCTTAAATTCCCAAAGCCTGATGTTATCAAAG GGGACAAGTCTGCTTGGAGGACAGATGAAGAGTTTGCACGGGAAATGCTTGCTGGAGTCAACCCAGTTATCATTAGTCGcctccaa GCACTCAAAAGCAACAGGCTGTATATATTGGATCATCATGATGCATTGACACCATACCTGAGGCGAATAAACTCAACCAGCACAAAGACTTATGCCTCTAGAACAATCCTGTTGCTTCAAGATGACGGGACATTGAAGCCATTGGCAATTGAGTTGAGTCTACCACATCCACAAGGGGACCATCATGGCGCTGTCAGCAAGGTTTTCACCCCAGCAGAACATGGTGTTGAAGGCTCAGTATGGCAACTGGCCAAAGCTTATGCGGCTGTAAATGATTCTGGATACCACCAGCTTGTTAGCCACTG GCTGAACACTCATGCTGTAATAGAGCCATTTGTAATTGCCACAAACAGACAATTGAGTGTTATTCACCCCATCAACAAGCTCTTGCATCCTCATTTTCGTGACACGATGAATATAAATGCCTTGGCTAGGCAGATCCTCATCAATGCTGGTGGAGTACTGGAGAGAACTGTTTTCCCAGCCAAATATGCAATGGAAATGTCTTCTTTTGTTTACAAGAACTGGGTTTTCACCGAGCAGGCACTCCCTGCAGATCTCATCAAAAG AGGAGTGGCAGTTCAAGATTCAAGCCAGCCACATGGCCTCAGACTTCTGATAGAAGATTATCCCTATGCTGTTGATGGGCTAAAAATCTGGTCAGCAATTGAAACATGGGTCAAGGAATATTGTGCTTTCTACTACCCCACAGATGATTTGATCCAAGGTGATATTGAACTCCAATCATGGTGGGCAGAGATCCGTAATGTCGGCCATGGTGACAAGAAGGATGAACCATGGTGGCCTGAGATGCAGACACTCGCTGATGTCACACAAACATGCACCGTTATCATATGGATAGCCTCGGCCCTCCATGCAGCTGTCAATTTTGGGCAATATCCATATGCTGGCTACCTCCCTAACCGCCCCACCGTAAGCCGTCGATTCATGCCTGAGCCAGGGACCCCTGAGTACGATGAGCTTGCGAAAAATCCAGATGCAGCCTTCCTGAAAACAATCACAGCCCAGCTACAAACCCTACTCGGTGTATCACTGATTGAGATTTTATCAAGACATTCGACTGATGAGGTTTACCTTGGACAGAGAGACACTCCCGAGTGGACTTCAGATAGTGAACTGCTGGCAGCATTCGAGAGATTTGGAAGGAAGCTGgtagaaattgaaaacaaaatcatggATATGAACAATGACAAGAGATGGAAAAACAGAGTTGGGCCTGTACAAGTTCCTTACACTCTACTCTTTCCTAACACCACAGATTACTCCAGAGAGGGTGGACTCACCGGCAAGGGCATTCCTAACAGCGTGTCAATCTAA
- the LOC118046620 gene encoding probable linoleate 9S-lipoxygenase 5 isoform X1: MGFCPVSEMFHKVMERFCTQPKNKAKGNEVEGRRKIKGTVVLMKKNVLDFHDIKASFLDRVYELLGKGVSMQLVSAVHQDPADSLRGKLGKVASVEKWVTTRTPLTAGETVFTITFEWDENMGLPGAIIIKNNHRSQLYLKTVALEDVPGHGRVLFICNSWVYPSHRYKYNRVFFSNKAYLPCQTPEPLRLYREEELLNLRGHGKGELKEWDRVYDYDYYNDLGNPDKGEEYARPILGGTEEYPYPRRGRTGRRKTKTDPRTEKRLPLLSLDIYVPRDERFGHLKFSDFLAYALKSLVQILPPEIKSLCDKTINEFDTFEDVLNLYEGGVKLPNKPTLHKIRDHIPWEMLRELVRNDGERLLKFPKPDVIKGDKSAWRTDEEFAREMLAGVNPVIISRLQEFPPASKLDPKAYGNQNSSIRKELIEENMNGLTVDQALKSNRLYILDHHDALTPYLRRINSTSTKTYASRTILLLQDDGTLKPLAIELSLPHPQGDHHGAVSKVFTPAEHGVEGSVWQLAKAYAAVNDSGYHQLVSHWLNTHAVIEPFVIATNRQLSVIHPINKLLHPHFRDTMNINALARQILINAGGVLERTVFPAKYAMEMSSFVYKNWVFTEQALPADLIKRGVAVQDSSQPHGLRLLIEDYPYAVDGLKIWSAIETWVKEYCAFYYPTDDLIQGDIELQSWWAEIRNVGHGDKKDEPWWPEMQTLADVTQTCTVIIWIASALHAAVNFGQYPYAGYLPNRPTVSRRFMPEPGTPEYDELAKNPDAAFLKTITAQLQTLLGVSLIEILSRHSTDEVYLGQRDTPEWTSDSELLAAFERFGRKLVEIENKIMDMNNDKRWKNRVGPVQVPYTLLFPNTTDYSREGGLTGKGIPNSVSI, from the exons ATGGGGTTCTGCCCTGTCTCAGAGATGTTTCACAAAGTAATGGAAAGGTTCTGTACGCAGCCTAAGAACAAGGCCAAAGGCAATGAGGTGGAAGGGAGAAGGAAGATCAAGGGCACAGTGGTGTTGATGAAAAAGAACGTTTTGGACTTCCATGATATAAAAGCTTCGTTTCTTGATCGGGTTTATGAGCTGTTGGGCAAAGGTGTGTCTATGCAGCTTGTTAGTGCTGTTCATCAAGACCCAG CAGATAGCTTGCGAGGGAAGCTTGGAAAAGTAGCATCCGTAGAGAAGTGGGTTACCACAAGAACACCATTAACAGCTGGAGAGACTGTATTCACAATTACTTTTGAATGGGATGAAAACATGGGCCTTCCTGGGGCCATcatcattaaaaacaatcacCGCAGCCAGCTTTATCTCAAGACAGTCGCTCTAGAAGATGTTCCTGGCCATGGTCGGGTGCTTTTCATCTGCAATTCTTGGGTTTATCCGTCGCATCGTTACAAGTATAATCGTGTGTTTTTCTCTAATAAG GCATATCTTCCATGTCAAACACCTGAGCCATTGCGGttatatagagaagaagagCTTTTAAATCTCCGTGGACATGGAAAAGGTGAGCTGAAGGAGTGGGATAGAGTCTATGACTACGATTACTACAACGATTTGGGGAATCCAGACAAGGGTGAAGAATATGCACGCCCTATTCTTGGAGGAACGGAAGAGTATCCATATCCCCGAAGAGGAAGAACGGGtcggagaaaaacaaaaactg ACCCCCGTACTGAAAAAAGATTGCCGCTTTTAAGTCTGGACATCTATGTTCCAAGAGATGAACGGTTTGGGCATTTGAAGTTTTCAGATTTTCTTGCCTATGCTCTGAAATCCCTGGTTCAGATATTGCCCCCGGAGATCAAATCTTTATGTGACAAAACTATCAACGAATTTGACACCTTTGAAGATGTACTAAACCTTTATGAAGGGGGAGTTAAGCTACCAAATAAACCCACTCTCCATAAAATAAGGGATCACATCCCCTGGGAGATGCTCAGGGAACTTGTTCGTAATGATGGAGAGCGGCTCCTTAAATTCCCAAAGCCTGATGTTATCAAAG GGGACAAGTCTGCTTGGAGGACAGATGAAGAGTTTGCACGGGAAATGCTTGCTGGAGTCAACCCAGTTATCATTAGTCGcctccaa GAGTTTCCTCCAGCCAGCAAGCTAGACCCTAAAGCATACGGAAATCAGAACAGCTCAATAAGAAAAGAGTTAATAGAAGAGAACATGAATGGCCTAACCGTAGATCAA GCACTCAAAAGCAACAGGCTGTATATATTGGATCATCATGATGCATTGACACCATACCTGAGGCGAATAAACTCAACCAGCACAAAGACTTATGCCTCTAGAACAATCCTGTTGCTTCAAGATGACGGGACATTGAAGCCATTGGCAATTGAGTTGAGTCTACCACATCCACAAGGGGACCATCATGGCGCTGTCAGCAAGGTTTTCACCCCAGCAGAACATGGTGTTGAAGGCTCAGTATGGCAACTGGCCAAAGCTTATGCGGCTGTAAATGATTCTGGATACCACCAGCTTGTTAGCCACTG GCTGAACACTCATGCTGTAATAGAGCCATTTGTAATTGCCACAAACAGACAATTGAGTGTTATTCACCCCATCAACAAGCTCTTGCATCCTCATTTTCGTGACACGATGAATATAAATGCCTTGGCTAGGCAGATCCTCATCAATGCTGGTGGAGTACTGGAGAGAACTGTTTTCCCAGCCAAATATGCAATGGAAATGTCTTCTTTTGTTTACAAGAACTGGGTTTTCACCGAGCAGGCACTCCCTGCAGATCTCATCAAAAG AGGAGTGGCAGTTCAAGATTCAAGCCAGCCACATGGCCTCAGACTTCTGATAGAAGATTATCCCTATGCTGTTGATGGGCTAAAAATCTGGTCAGCAATTGAAACATGGGTCAAGGAATATTGTGCTTTCTACTACCCCACAGATGATTTGATCCAAGGTGATATTGAACTCCAATCATGGTGGGCAGAGATCCGTAATGTCGGCCATGGTGACAAGAAGGATGAACCATGGTGGCCTGAGATGCAGACACTCGCTGATGTCACACAAACATGCACCGTTATCATATGGATAGCCTCGGCCCTCCATGCAGCTGTCAATTTTGGGCAATATCCATATGCTGGCTACCTCCCTAACCGCCCCACCGTAAGCCGTCGATTCATGCCTGAGCCAGGGACCCCTGAGTACGATGAGCTTGCGAAAAATCCAGATGCAGCCTTCCTGAAAACAATCACAGCCCAGCTACAAACCCTACTCGGTGTATCACTGATTGAGATTTTATCAAGACATTCGACTGATGAGGTTTACCTTGGACAGAGAGACACTCCCGAGTGGACTTCAGATAGTGAACTGCTGGCAGCATTCGAGAGATTTGGAAGGAAGCTGgtagaaattgaaaacaaaatcatggATATGAACAATGACAAGAGATGGAAAAACAGAGTTGGGCCTGTACAAGTTCCTTACACTCTACTCTTTCCTAACACCACAGATTACTCCAGAGAGGGTGGACTCACCGGCAAGGGCATTCCTAACAGCGTGTCAATCTAA
- the LOC118046621 gene encoding photosystem I reaction center subunit II, chloroplastic: protein MATQASLFTPPALSTLKSSSQAIAPWKQSSFLPVSNVKPQRTMKVAAAEETAVKEAPVGFTPPELDPSTPSPIFGGSTGGLLRKAQVEEFYVITWDSPKEQIFEMPTGGAAIMREGPNLLKLARKEQCLALGTRLRSKYKIKYQFYRVFPNGEVQYLHPKDGVYPEKVNPGRQGVGQNFRSIGKNVSPIEVKFTGKQVYDL from the coding sequence ATGGCAACTCAAGCCTCTCTCTTTACTCCTCCAGCCCTCTCCACCCTAAAATCAAGCAGCCAAGCTATTGCTCCATGGAAACAATCATCTTTTTTACCAGTATCTAATGTTAAGCCACAAAGAACCATGAAGGTTGCTGCTGCAGAGGAAACAGCTGTCAAAGAGGCTCCGGTGGGCTTTACTCCACCAGAGTTGGACCCAAGTACCCCATCACCAATTTTTGGTGGAAGCACTGGTGGGCTGTTGAGGAAAGCTCAGGTGGAGGAGTTTTATGTGATAACATGGGACTCCCCCAAGGAACAGATATTTGAAATGCCAACTGGGGGTGCTGCCATCATGAGGGAAGGCCCTAACTTGCTCAAGCTGGCCAGGAAGGAGCAATGCTTGGCTCTCGGGACTAGGCTAAGGTCCAAGTACAAGATCAAGTACCAGTTTTACAGGGTGTTCCCCAATGGAGAGGTGCAGTACTTGCATCCTAAGGATGGTGTCTACCCTGAGAAGGTGAACCCAGGGCGCCAAGGCGTGGGCCAAaatttcaggtcaatcggaAAGAACGTTAGCCCAATTGAGGTCAAGTTCACAGGCAAGCAAGTCTATGATTTGTGA